One genomic segment of Carassius carassius chromosome 21, fCarCar2.1, whole genome shotgun sequence includes these proteins:
- the rimoc1 gene encoding RAB7A-interacting MON1-CCZ1 complex subunit 1 produces MADDYRRSVELERRIFELDNKCATLRTEKPDDDYLQNASSILDKLKSYYRHGGESSSLPKLLQDYTQVVLDITFYEENRLVDQEFPEDTSPFKIQQLLQDLTEPEVLAGRLVPAQEVQSVLGLELLECLYWRRGALLYMYCHTLHQRKQWIKKNKATFLKCLQEGVRYLMRMLQVRNSVKLNDGVVFHDSATANFLAEGIFSDTHLLTMMYIGEMCFWAVKYEDCSMDTTERKEDRLHFRDIGTQILHKYVLACEGPLQGQGWNTENAKEILSILQ; encoded by the exons ATGGCCGACGACTACAGACGAAGCGTCGAGCTGGAAAGGAGGATTTTTGAGTTAGATAACAAGTGTGCCACTCTTCGGACTGAGAAACCAG ATGATGACTACTTACAGAATGCATCTTCCATACTAGACAAGTTGAAAAGCTATTATAGACATGGAGGAGAGAGCAGCAGCCTCCCTAAACTGCTGCAGGATTATACACAG GTTGTCTTGGACATTACATTCTATGAGGAAAACAGGCTTGTAGATCAGGAGTTTCCTGAGGACACTTCCCCTTTCAAAATCCAGCAGTTGCTACAGGACTTGACAGAGCCAGAGGTGTTAGCTGGGCGACTGGTACCTGCGCAAGAG GTGCAGTCTGTTCTGGGGCTGGAGCTATTGGAGTGCCTATACTGGAGGCGTGGGGCATTATTATATATGTACTGCCACACACTACACCAACGCAAGCAATGGATCAAGAAGAACAAAGCCACGTTCCTTAAG TGTCTTCAAGAAGGTGTGCGTTACCTTATGAGAATGTTGCAAGTGAGGAACTCAGTCAAGCTGAACGATGGTGTGGTTTTTCATGACTCTGCAACCGCCAATTTTCTGGCAGAAG GTATCTTTTCTGATACTCACTTGCTTACAATGATGTACATTGGTGAGATGTGTTTCTGGGCAGTGAAATATGAGGACTGCAGCATGGACACCACAGAGCGCAAAGAGGACCGGCTTCATTTCCGAGATATTGGCACACAAATCCTCCATAAGTATGTGCTGGCATGCGAGGGGCCACTTCAGGGTCAGGGCTGGAACACAGAGAATGCCAAGGAGATCCTTAGTATTTTACAGTAG